Proteins encoded by one window of Candidatus Pelagibacter giovannonii:
- a CDS encoding sarcosine oxidase subunit alpha family protein has protein sequence MQKKLRVTTSKYIDETSRVSFKFNGKTYFGYKGDTLASALLANDVHLVGRSFKYHRPRGIMTSGSEEPNAIVQVNNNTALTEPNVRATELEIYHGLEATSQNCWPSVDFDIGGINNFLSPLLPAGFYYKTFMWPANFWEKYEYVIRHSAGLGKSPTEPDPDIYDHKYIHCDVLVVGAGISGIMAAKTAAKNNLKTLLLDEKNEIGGSTIFQSSEHVKVNNQNSSAWLENEINELKNIENLEIKTRTSVAAYHGYNYLLARENLTDHLPKNEKNKQIRQRLLKIRAKKVIVATGSLERPLVFNNNDRPGVMLSSAVKRYADYYGVATGQKNIFFTNNDTAYESAISLQKKGIKVEAIIDIREKTNTIFTQEAKDLGIKIYRSHTVVNTEGYKRINKITIMELSKDGQSFASSEKIELDCDCLAIAGGWTPAVHLFTQSGGKLKFREKDQVFIPDKYPSDQISIGSSNGDFELNDIIKNSIKSLKKFLDIKETEFDNLEIICPKDNELRNIWLLPSDKLLGKTKPFVDYQNDATAKDIKLALREGFRSIEHVKRYTTTGMGTDQGKLGNMHALGIIAETAGVKMGELGTTTFRPPYTPLTFGTIVGRNVGEYFDTFRRTPMNDWHIENKAEFENVGQWKRAWYYPKNNENMHEAVQRESKAARNSAGILDASTLGKIDIQGTDASEFLNRIYTNAWSKLAIGKCRYGLMLNEDGMVYDDGVTTRLDENHYIMTTTTGGAANVLGKLEDYLQTEWPDLDVYLSSVTDHYATASICGPNSKKILNRLIPDLDLSDESFPHMSFKNAKIDNIKCRIMRISFTGEHSYEINIQANYGEDLWEKCMEAGEEFNITPYGTETMHLLRAEKGFIIVGQDTDGTMTPIDLQMDWIVSKKKYDFIGKRSLYRSDTMKEDRKQLVGLVTDNPTEVLEEGAQIIANTSLKPVEMLGHVTSSYYSPNLNKSIALAVVKGGKNMLGQKLFIPMEDKNIDVTIVDPVFFDKENVRLNA, from the coding sequence ATGCAAAAAAAGTTAAGAGTTACAACTAGTAAATATATTGACGAGACTTCTAGAGTTTCTTTTAAGTTCAATGGAAAAACTTATTTTGGATACAAAGGTGATACTCTTGCTTCTGCACTGCTAGCAAACGATGTTCATTTAGTTGGAAGAAGCTTTAAATATCATAGACCTCGTGGGATAATGACTTCTGGCTCTGAAGAACCTAATGCAATTGTCCAAGTTAATAATAATACAGCACTAACGGAGCCAAATGTTAGAGCAACGGAACTTGAAATATATCATGGGCTTGAGGCAACTAGTCAAAATTGTTGGCCTAGCGTTGACTTTGATATTGGTGGTATAAATAATTTTTTATCCCCCCTTCTGCCTGCTGGTTTTTATTACAAAACTTTTATGTGGCCTGCTAACTTTTGGGAAAAATATGAATATGTTATAAGACATTCTGCTGGCCTAGGAAAATCGCCAACAGAACCTGACCCTGATATATATGATCATAAATACATTCATTGTGATGTTTTGGTAGTTGGTGCTGGTATAAGTGGAATTATGGCTGCAAAAACCGCAGCAAAAAATAATCTTAAAACATTATTACTTGATGAAAAAAATGAAATAGGAGGATCTACAATTTTCCAAAGCTCAGAACATGTTAAAGTAAATAATCAAAATTCTTCTGCATGGTTAGAAAATGAAATTAACGAATTGAAAAATATTGAAAACCTAGAAATTAAAACAAGAACTAGTGTTGCTGCTTATCATGGTTACAATTATCTATTAGCAAGAGAAAATTTAACTGATCACCTTCCTAAAAATGAAAAAAATAAACAGATAAGACAAAGGTTATTAAAAATTAGAGCTAAAAAAGTTATTGTTGCTACTGGTTCTTTAGAAAGACCTCTAGTTTTTAATAATAATGACAGACCAGGCGTTATGCTTTCTTCTGCTGTTAAAAGATATGCAGATTACTATGGTGTTGCAACAGGACAAAAAAATATATTTTTTACTAATAATGACACAGCTTATGAGAGTGCGATTTCATTACAAAAAAAAGGTATTAAGGTTGAAGCTATCATAGATATCAGAGAAAAAACTAACACCATATTTACTCAAGAAGCTAAGGATTTAGGGATAAAAATTTACAGATCACACACAGTTGTAAATACAGAAGGTTATAAAAGAATTAATAAGATTACGATAATGGAATTATCAAAAGATGGACAATCTTTTGCTAGCTCAGAAAAAATTGAACTTGATTGTGATTGTCTAGCAATTGCTGGCGGATGGACACCAGCTGTTCATTTATTTACTCAATCAGGTGGTAAATTAAAATTTAGAGAAAAAGATCAAGTTTTTATTCCTGATAAATATCCATCAGATCAAATTAGTATTGGCTCAAGTAATGGGGATTTTGAATTAAATGATATTATAAAAAATTCTATAAAATCTTTAAAAAAATTTCTGGATATAAAAGAAACTGAATTCGATAATTTAGAAATAATTTGCCCTAAAGATAATGAGCTAAGAAATATTTGGTTACTACCATCCGATAAGCTTTTAGGAAAAACGAAACCCTTCGTTGATTATCAAAATGATGCAACTGCAAAAGATATTAAGCTTGCACTAAGAGAAGGTTTTAGATCAATTGAGCATGTAAAAAGATATACAACAACTGGAATGGGTACCGATCAAGGTAAACTTGGTAATATGCATGCACTAGGTATTATAGCAGAAACGGCTGGTGTTAAGATGGGTGAGCTTGGAACTACAACGTTTAGACCTCCTTACACTCCTTTAACATTTGGAACAATTGTTGGTCGAAATGTTGGTGAATATTTTGATACATTTAGAAGAACACCTATGAATGATTGGCATATAGAAAACAAAGCTGAATTTGAAAATGTAGGTCAGTGGAAAAGAGCTTGGTACTATCCAAAAAATAACGAAAATATGCATGAGGCAGTTCAAAGAGAAAGTAAAGCTGCAAGGAATAGTGCTGGTATATTAGATGCTTCAACACTTGGTAAAATTGATATTCAGGGCACTGATGCCTCAGAATTTTTAAATAGAATTTATACAAATGCTTGGTCAAAACTAGCTATAGGAAAATGTCGTTATGGTTTAATGCTTAACGAAGATGGTATGGTTTATGATGATGGAGTCACAACTAGACTTGATGAAAATCATTATATCATGACAACAACAACTGGTGGTGCTGCAAACGTATTAGGAAAATTAGAAGATTACCTTCAAACAGAATGGCCTGACCTGGATGTTTATTTATCATCAGTTACTGATCATTATGCAACAGCTAGTATCTGTGGTCCAAATAGTAAAAAAATTCTAAATAGATTAATACCTGATCTTGATCTTTCAGATGAAAGCTTTCCACACATGTCTTTCAAGAATGCTAAAATTGATAATATTAAATGTAGAATTATGCGTATTAGTTTTACAGGTGAACATAGTTATGAAATCAATATTCAGGCGAACTATGGTGAAGACTTATGGGAAAAATGCATGGAAGCAGGTGAAGAATTCAATATAACTCCTTACGGTACTGAAACAATGCACTTATTAAGAGCTGAAAAAGGATTTATTATTGTTGGCCAAGATACTGATGGAACAATGACACCCATAGATTTACAAATGGATTGGATTGTTAGTAAAAAGAAATATGACTTTATTGGTAAAAGATCTCTTTATAGATCTGACACCATGAAAGAAGATAGAAAACAATTAGTAGGTTTAGTGACGGATAATCCAACTGAAGTTTTAGAAGAAGGAGCTCAGATAATTGCTAACACTAGTTTAAAGCCAGTTGAAATGTTAGGTCATGTAACATCAAGTTACTATAGTCCAAATCTAAATAAATCAATTGCACTAGCTGTAGTAAAAGGTGGTAAAAATATGCTAGGTCAAAAATTATTTATTCCAATGGAAGATAAAAATATTGATGTAACTATTGTTGATCCTGTGTTTTTTGATAAAGAAAATGTGAGGTTAAATGCTTAA
- a CDS encoding sarcosine oxidase subunit delta, which yields MFLITCPFCGEREQSEFKAGGEAHIERPKQPTELSDDEWAEYLFMRKNIKGIQFERWNHAHGCRKWFNMVRDTSNDTIKAVYKMGEKPPIK from the coding sequence ATGTTTTTAATTACCTGTCCTTTTTGTGGTGAACGTGAACAAAGTGAATTTAAAGCTGGTGGTGAAGCGCATATTGAAAGACCTAAACAGCCTACGGAATTAAGTGATGATGAATGGGCTGAATACCTGTTTATGAGAAAAAATATTAAAGGTATTCAATTTGAAAGGTGGAACCATGCTCATGGTTGTAGAAAATGGTTTAATATGGTTAGAGACACCTCTAACGATACAATTAAAGCTGTATATAAGATGGGTGAAAAACCTCCTATAAAATAA
- a CDS encoding sarcosine oxidase subunit beta family protein: MKNKYSIFSLVKNAFSYHENWQKAWKDPTIKKEYDAVIIGGGGHGLATAYYLAKKHNMTNIAVVEKGWIGGGNTGRNTTIIRSNYLWDASAGLYDHALKLWESLSQEINYNVMFSQRGVMNLAHNLQDVRDLKRRTHANRLNGIDAVYLSTEEVKKFCPIINTSQNIRYPVLGGTLQRRAGTARHDAVAWGYARGADEMGVDIIQNCEVKGIKRNGDVVEGIETTKGFIKTKKIGVVAAGHSSVLANMAGLRLPLESKPLQALVSEPVKPIIDTVVMSNAVHAYVSQSDKGELVIGAGTDDYISYSQKGSHDIVEGTLNAILELYPIFSRMRMLRQWGGIVDICPDASPIISKTTIKGLYFNCGWGTGGFKATPGSGDLFAHTIANDEPHKLNAAFNLNRFISGDLVDEHGAAAVAH; this comes from the coding sequence ATGAAAAATAAGTATTCAATATTCTCATTAGTTAAAAATGCTTTTTCCTATCATGAAAATTGGCAAAAAGCCTGGAAAGATCCCACTATAAAAAAAGAATATGATGCAGTTATTATTGGTGGTGGTGGTCATGGATTAGCAACTGCCTACTATTTAGCAAAAAAACATAATATGACAAATATTGCTGTAGTAGAAAAAGGTTGGATTGGTGGTGGTAATACTGGAAGAAATACTACGATAATACGATCCAATTATTTATGGGATGCTAGTGCTGGTCTTTATGATCATGCATTAAAATTGTGGGAAAGCTTATCCCAAGAAATAAATTATAATGTAATGTTTAGTCAAAGAGGTGTGATGAATCTTGCACATAACTTACAGGACGTTAGAGATTTAAAAAGAAGAACACATGCAAATAGATTAAATGGTATAGATGCAGTTTACTTAAGCACAGAAGAGGTTAAAAAATTTTGTCCTATCATTAATACTTCACAAAATATTCGATACCCCGTACTAGGTGGAACTTTACAAAGAAGAGCTGGTACTGCAAGACATGATGCTGTTGCTTGGGGGTATGCTAGAGGTGCAGATGAAATGGGAGTAGATATAATTCAAAATTGTGAAGTTAAAGGAATTAAAAGAAACGGTGATGTAGTAGAAGGCATTGAAACAACAAAAGGTTTTATAAAAACAAAAAAAATTGGAGTAGTTGCTGCTGGTCATTCAAGTGTATTAGCGAACATGGCAGGCTTAAGGTTACCATTAGAAAGTAAACCTCTTCAAGCTCTAGTTTCAGAGCCAGTTAAACCAATTATTGATACAGTGGTGATGTCTAACGCTGTCCATGCTTATGTCAGTCAATCTGACAAAGGCGAACTTGTAATAGGTGCTGGTACTGATGATTATATTTCTTATTCACAAAAAGGTAGTCATGATATTGTTGAAGGGACATTAAATGCAATCTTAGAGCTTTATCCAATTTTTAGTAGAATGAGAATGCTTCGACAATGGGGTGGAATTGTTGATATCTGCCCAGATGCTAGTCCCATTATTAGTAAAACAACCATAAAAGGTTTGTATTTTAATTGTGGCTGGGGAACTGGTGGGTTTAAAGCTACACCTGGATCAGGTGATTTATTTGCTCACACCATAGCAAATGATGAACCACATAAATTAAATGCAGCATTTAATTTAAATAGATTTATTAGTGGAGACCTTGTTGATGAACATGGTGCAGCGGCGGTAGCTCACTAA
- a CDS encoding lytic transglycosylase domain-containing protein, with amino-acid sequence MGNVFAVEITIIPIKKPVLGEAAQREKVTQGIIKPKSKPSKEIEETKTLIVKEDSKKIDFLIPKSKPLVVKKSKSEVKTKSKYYSQKDYMIAKKSIAAMQKSQWSAALSQSKKAKDKSIYNFIQWRHLLTTGNQASFYDYLSFIKNKKNYPRISRLRYLAEHKLSTDKISPNKIIGWFNSEKPLSGYGKLILGESLILTGDITKGTSLIKDGWITADLNRSNMKFFRKRYKKYLNANDYINRADYLAWEGKSWDLKRMLRYLPKDYELLYTARQILMSKSYGVDNAIKNVPTKLKNDAGLNYDRLKWRRKRGRVDDSLKIIFKVPNNKDYLVRPDKWWKERAIMTRALIYKKKYESAYKVASKHSLDIGPEYADAEWMSGWIALSFLNDPILAIDHFNNFYQNVSYPISLSRGAYWLARSYEKIGDKAQSKKWYEEATKYLSTYYGQLAFLKIKPNETFELDEQAIVPVTYRKYFYKKELVKIVHLLDELNKDRYTKNILRHLANDNIKDGSEILAAELATNISRYDFAIQVSKIASYQKRFHNDFNYPIISTPQYVNGRKIPETAFILSLIRQESEFDMRANSHVGAQGLMQLMPYTAKLVAKQAKLPYSKSRLTSDPEYNINLGSHYIAGLILQYDGAYPFATAAYNAGPKRVKYWKKINKDPQKKQVDFVDWVELIKFKETRNYVQRVMENYNVYRYILEKKPIKMKNFFKDQPLF; translated from the coding sequence ATGGGAAATGTATTTGCTGTTGAAATAACAATAATTCCCATAAAAAAACCAGTTTTAGGTGAGGCAGCTCAAAGAGAGAAGGTAACCCAAGGTATTATTAAACCTAAGTCCAAACCATCAAAAGAGATAGAAGAAACTAAAACTTTAATTGTTAAAGAAGATTCAAAAAAAATTGATTTTCTTATCCCTAAAAGTAAACCATTAGTTGTTAAAAAGAGCAAATCAGAAGTCAAGACTAAGTCAAAATATTATAGTCAAAAAGATTACATGATTGCAAAAAAATCAATTGCAGCAATGCAAAAAAGTCAGTGGTCAGCAGCACTATCACAGTCTAAAAAAGCTAAGGACAAATCTATATATAATTTTATTCAATGGAGACATTTGCTAACTACAGGCAACCAAGCAAGTTTTTATGACTATTTATCATTTATAAAAAATAAAAAAAATTATCCAAGAATAAGTAGACTTCGGTATTTAGCCGAACACAAACTTTCAACAGATAAGATCTCACCAAATAAGATCATAGGTTGGTTTAATTCTGAGAAACCATTAAGTGGATATGGAAAACTAATACTTGGAGAAAGTTTAATATTAACAGGTGATATTACCAAAGGCACCTCTCTAATTAAAGATGGCTGGATAACTGCAGATCTAAACAGGTCTAATATGAAATTTTTTAGGAAAAGATATAAAAAATATTTAAACGCAAATGATTATATTAATCGTGCAGATTATTTAGCTTGGGAAGGTAAATCCTGGGATTTAAAAAGAATGTTACGTTATTTACCTAAAGACTATGAGTTACTTTATACGGCTAGACAAATTTTAATGAGTAAGTCTTATGGTGTTGATAATGCAATTAAAAATGTTCCAACAAAACTTAAAAATGATGCTGGACTAAATTACGATAGGCTTAAATGGAGAAGAAAAAGAGGAAGAGTCGACGACTCCTTGAAGATCATATTTAAAGTTCCAAACAATAAAGATTATTTAGTAAGGCCAGACAAATGGTGGAAAGAAAGAGCAATAATGACAAGAGCTCTTATTTATAAGAAGAAATATGAGTCAGCTTATAAAGTTGCAAGCAAACACTCTTTAGACATTGGTCCAGAATATGCAGATGCTGAATGGATGAGTGGTTGGATTGCTTTAAGTTTTTTGAATGATCCTATTTTAGCAATAGATCATTTTAATAATTTTTATCAGAATGTGAGTTATCCAATTAGTTTATCTCGTGGCGCTTATTGGCTAGCGAGATCTTATGAAAAAATTGGAGATAAAGCACAATCTAAAAAATGGTATGAAGAAGCAACCAAATATTTATCAACATATTATGGTCAACTAGCATTTTTAAAAATTAAACCCAATGAAACATTTGAGTTAGATGAGCAAGCTATTGTGCCTGTTACTTATAGAAAATATTTTTATAAAAAAGAATTAGTAAAAATTGTTCATCTTTTAGATGAGTTAAATAAAGATAGATATACAAAAAATATATTAAGACACTTGGCTAATGATAATATTAAGGATGGAAGTGAAATTTTAGCAGCTGAACTTGCAACTAATATATCAAGATATGATTTTGCAATACAAGTTTCAAAGATTGCATCTTATCAAAAAAGATTTCACAATGATTTTAACTATCCAATAATAAGTACACCTCAATACGTTAATGGAAGAAAAATACCAGAAACTGCTTTTATTCTATCTCTTATTCGTCAAGAAAGTGAGTTTGATATGAGAGCAAACAGTCATGTTGGCGCTCAAGGATTAATGCAATTAATGCCCTACACCGCTAAACTAGTTGCTAAACAAGCTAAGCTTCCATATTCAAAATCAAGATTAACATCTGATCCTGAATATAATATTAATCTGGGATCACATTATATAGCTGGTTTAATTTTACAATATGATGGGGCTTATCCTTTTGCAACAGCTGCTTATAACGCTGGTCCAAAAAGAGTTAAATATTGGAAAAAGATAAATAAAGACCCTCAAAAGAAACAAGTTGATTTTGTAGATTGGGTTGAATTAATTAAATTTAAAGAGACCAGAAATTATGTTCAGCGCGTTATGGAAAACTACAATGTCTATAGATATATTTTGGAAAAAAAGCCTATTAAAATGAAGAATTTTTTTAAAGACCAGCCTTTATTTTAA